Proteins encoded together in one Triticum dicoccoides isolate Atlit2015 ecotype Zavitan chromosome 7B, WEW_v2.0, whole genome shotgun sequence window:
- the LOC119340036 gene encoding F-box only protein 7-like: protein MESCSVARIMSLGKLAIHRTYLCTLIFRTLPKMLGFTPSSLKRFCKAEHVELQLTKKTTLGTLPELPPDILMGIFATLEIPDLVRAGSVCPSWRSAYTSLRSLGQYKRQQTPCLLYTSKSTGESVACLYSLAEKRSYKLSLPEPPIRTRCLIGSSHGWLITADERSEMHLINPVTCEQIALPSVITIEQVRPIFDEHGAVHKYELSWHTGMHDGYNSPTIFALDNLRHELHYKAYVFSDASTESFIVVLIHNPMRQLSYASVGDDKWTWLPPYDIYDDCTYKNGLLYAATATGEIHAFDLSGPVASMKIIMGASENISAGSAYIVQAPWGDLLLIWRIFGDYDLEPEPGASVFWQTGRINMYEVDLVASKLKAINSLRSHVLFLGHNQSLCLNAEEYPALKANHVYFTDDSFFWTTGLKNNHRDMGVLDLDDNSREEIISPHLCSNFPAPMWITADLRKMNLASEGAA from the coding sequence ATGGAGTCATGTAGCGTTGCCAGGATAATGAGCCTAGGGAAGCTTGCTATACACCGGACGTATTTGTGCACCCTAATCTTCAGAACTTTGCCAAAGATGCTAGGCTTCACTCCCAGTTCACTCAAGAGATTCTGCAAAGCTGAACATGTTGAGCTACAGCTGACCAAGAAGACTACACTGGGCACATTGCCGGAGCTGCCTCCGGACATTTTGATGGGTATCTTTGCCACCCTTGAGATCCCTGACCTCGTGCGTGCCGGCTCTGTCTGCCCATCCTGGCGCTCCGCATACACAAGCCTACGGAGCCTTGGGCAGTACAAACGCCAGCAGACGCCATGTCTCCTCTACACTTCCAAATCCACTGGTGAGAGTGTCGCATGCCTCTACAGCCTCGCAGAGAAGCGATCGTACAAGTTATCCCTCCCGGAGCCGCCTATCCGTACTAGGTGTTTGATCGGGTCCTCACATGGATGGCTGATAACTGCTGATGAGAGATCTGAGATGCACCTCATCAATCCGGTCACATGTGAACAGATTGCTCTCCCTTCAGTGATCACCATTGAGCAGGTGAGGCCCATCTTTGATGAGCATGGTGCTGTCCACAAGTATGAACTCTCATGGCACACTGGAATGCACGATGGTTATAACTCGCCGACAATCTTTGCTCTTGACAACCTGCGGCACGAACTCCACTATAAGGCGTATGTGTTCTCCGATGCATCCACGGAAAGCTTCATTGTGGTGCTCATCCACAATCCAATGCGTCAGCTCTCTTATGCAAGTGTAGGGGATGACAAGTGGACCTGGCTGCCACCTTATGATATCTATGATGACTGCACTTACAAGAATGGCCTATTGTATGCAGCGACTGCAACTGGAGAAATTCATGCTTTTGATCTTAGTGGGCCTGTCGCCAGTATGAAGATAATTATGGGGGCATCTGAGAATATATCAGCTGGCAGTGCGTACATTGTTCAAGCTCCCTGGGGTGATCTGCTGCTTATTTGGAGAATCTTCGGCGATTATGATTTAGAACCTGAACCTGGGGCATCTGTGTTTTGGCAAACAGGCAGAATTAATATGTATGAAGTTGACTTGGTGGCAAGTAAACTTAAGGCAATCAATTCGTTGCGTTCCCATGTGTTATTTCTTGGGCATAATCAATCTCTTTGTCTCAATGCTGAAGAATATCCAGCTCTCAAGGCAAATCATGTCTACTTTACTGATGATAGTTTTTTCTGGACAACGGGATTGAAGAATAATCACCGTGACATGGGAGTTCTTGATTTGGATGATAATAGCAGGGAGGAAATTATATCTCCTCATCTTTGCTCCAACTTTCCGGCTCCTATGTGGATTACGGCTGATCTTAGAAAGATGAACTTGGCATCAGAAGGGGCAGCTTGA